The Halorhabdus sp. BNX81 genome includes a region encoding these proteins:
- a CDS encoding metalloprotease, translating to MSGLRSIRFSRKELFDLLAAWLILSVAFTLFLNPGLLDRWSYAPDPSVVIAAFGESLVTSLLTVGVGFMLHELAHKVVAIRYGQVAAFQADYGMLFLALVSAMAGFLFAAPGAVVHRGRLTLRESGLIALAGPVTNLALASCFAPFALLAGPGLASVASFGVTINLLLAGFNMIPYGPLDGRTVLKWNRGVYLAVAVPSIALAIVGLFGLGF from the coding sequence ATGAGTGGACTGCGTTCGATTCGGTTTTCCCGGAAAGAGCTGTTCGATCTTCTCGCCGCGTGGCTCATCTTGAGCGTCGCCTTTACGCTGTTTTTGAACCCGGGACTGCTCGATAGGTGGTCCTACGCCCCCGACCCGTCGGTCGTGATCGCGGCCTTCGGCGAATCCCTCGTGACGAGCCTTCTGACGGTCGGCGTCGGGTTCATGCTTCACGAACTCGCCCACAAGGTGGTCGCGATTCGATACGGTCAGGTCGCGGCCTTCCAGGCCGATTACGGCATGTTGTTTCTCGCACTCGTCTCGGCGATGGCGGGCTTTCTCTTCGCCGCCCCGGGCGCGGTCGTCCACCGCGGCCGGCTCACGCTCCGGGAGTCCGGACTCATCGCGCTGGCTGGCCCGGTGACGAACCTGGCGTTGGCGAGTTGCTTTGCGCCGTTCGCCCTCCTTGCCGGTCCGGGACTCGCGTCAGTCGCCTCCTTCGGCGTCACCATCAATCTCCTGCTGGCCGGGTTCAACATGATCCCCTACGGCCCGCTCGATGGACGCACCGTTCTCAAGTGGAACCGTGGTGTTTACCTCGCTGTCGCGGTCCCGTCGATCGCGCTCGCGATCGTCGGGTTGTTCGGCCTGGGCTTCTGA
- a CDS encoding methyltransferase domain-containing protein, whose amino-acid sequence MGHHTFDADRADALEDDSRYAYLSVDELLGLFDFEETDCVVDLGSGTGFYTRSVAAHVDAVLAIDIQPAMHAAFEAFGRPGNVHRVTASIDGLPVDTDAVSAAYSTMTYHEFVSERALDELARAIEPGGRVAIADWSADGTGDRGPPLAERYDAATVAEHLREHGFAIDTADERRETLVVSARYVPPSA is encoded by the coding sequence ATGGGCCATCACACGTTCGACGCCGACCGGGCGGACGCGCTGGAAGACGACTCTCGGTACGCGTACCTCTCGGTCGACGAACTGCTGGGACTGTTCGACTTCGAAGAGACCGACTGCGTCGTCGACCTCGGCAGCGGGACCGGGTTTTATACCCGGTCGGTCGCCGCCCACGTCGATGCGGTGCTGGCGATCGACATTCAACCCGCCATGCACGCCGCCTTCGAGGCGTTCGGCCGCCCGGGCAACGTCCACCGGGTCACTGCCAGCATCGACGGGTTGCCGGTCGATACGGACGCCGTCTCGGCCGCGTACTCGACGATGACCTACCACGAATTCGTGAGCGAACGGGCACTTGATGAACTCGCCCGGGCGATCGAACCGGGTGGCCGGGTCGCGATCGCCGACTGGTCAGCCGACGGGACTGGCGATCGCGGCCCGCCGCTTGCCGAACGATACGACGCGGCGACGGTCGCCGAGCATCTCCGCGAACACGGCTTCGCGATCGACACCGCGGACGAGCGTCGGGAGACGCTGGTGGTGTCGGCACGGTACGTCCCGCCGTCGGCATGA
- a CDS encoding threonine--tRNA ligase, producing MKLLFVHSDHLEFETTDKAGPDGLAETEGVPMEGRMEDCVTVFITVESDDEADLDGVVENALTELEDVAGQLNTNDVVLYPYAHLSEDLAGPDAAKEVMQRLEAEMESAGYEILRAPFGWYKAFEVSCKGHPLSELSRHVAAHRDEDDDEAESEGEPDREPSEWKVMTPDGDVTNAVDAKESVGEDLVAFIEDEVEGITSNEGEQPPHVDLMQEKGLVGYDDLSDVGNLRWYPRGKLVRDALMEYVNDLVVDYGGMPVETPIMYDLGARSIDEHAGKFGERQYRFESGDRRMMLRFAACFGQFSIMRDMHISVNDLPLRIYEMSTYSFRREQKGEVTGLKRLRAFTMPDMHTATESMEQAREELRKQAELALQTSEDLDLNYEPAIRMTREFYEDNEAWVEDVVAELGKPSLIEIIPERHHYWSAKIDFAAIDGLGRPIENPTVQIDVESAERFDIEYTDGTDSHHPPILHYSPSGGIERVLAALLEDTASMDTPQLPTWLSPTQVRFIPVNPDSHLDYCEGLVDELEDADVRADIDDRDESVGKRIAKAETDWVPYYVVVGDREIEGETIGVNVRADDDEIDMTPADLREAVLDDVDGLPQKSRYLPRHVSNHPNFTGR from the coding sequence ATGAAACTACTGTTCGTCCACTCGGACCACCTGGAGTTCGAGACGACCGATAAAGCGGGTCCCGACGGCCTCGCCGAGACCGAAGGGGTCCCGATGGAAGGCCGCATGGAGGACTGTGTGACGGTATTCATCACCGTCGAGAGCGACGACGAGGCGGACCTCGATGGCGTCGTCGAAAACGCCCTGACGGAGCTCGAAGACGTCGCCGGCCAGCTCAACACCAACGATGTCGTCCTCTATCCCTACGCTCACCTCAGCGAGGATCTCGCCGGCCCTGACGCCGCAAAAGAAGTCATGCAACGACTCGAAGCGGAGATGGAGTCGGCCGGCTACGAGATTCTCCGGGCACCATTCGGCTGGTACAAGGCCTTCGAGGTCTCGTGTAAGGGCCACCCGCTCTCGGAACTGTCCCGCCACGTCGCCGCTCACCGAGACGAAGACGATGACGAAGCCGAATCCGAAGGAGAGCCCGACCGCGAACCCAGCGAGTGGAAGGTCATGACGCCCGACGGAGACGTAACGAACGCCGTCGATGCCAAAGAGTCGGTTGGCGAGGATCTCGTCGCCTTCATCGAAGACGAGGTCGAGGGGATCACCAGCAACGAGGGCGAGCAGCCACCCCACGTCGATCTCATGCAGGAGAAGGGACTAGTCGGCTACGACGATCTGAGCGACGTCGGAAACCTCCGGTGGTACCCCCGCGGCAAACTCGTCCGGGACGCCCTCATGGAGTACGTCAACGACCTCGTCGTCGACTACGGCGGGATGCCGGTCGAGACGCCGATCATGTACGACCTCGGCGCGCGATCGATCGACGAGCACGCCGGGAAGTTCGGCGAGCGCCAGTACCGCTTCGAATCGGGCGATCGCCGGATGATGCTGCGGTTTGCGGCCTGTTTCGGCCAGTTCTCGATCATGCGGGACATGCACATTTCGGTCAACGATCTCCCACTGCGGATCTACGAGATGTCGACCTATTCCTTCCGCCGCGAGCAGAAGGGGGAGGTGACCGGCCTCAAGCGCCTGCGCGCCTTTACGATGCCGGACATGCACACCGCCACGGAGAGCATGGAGCAAGCCCGCGAGGAACTCCGCAAGCAGGCCGAACTCGCGCTCCAGACCTCCGAGGACCTCGACCTCAACTACGAACCGGCAATCCGGATGACTCGTGAGTTCTACGAGGACAACGAGGCGTGGGTCGAAGACGTGGTCGCGGAACTCGGCAAGCCCTCGCTCATCGAGATCATCCCCGAACGCCACCACTACTGGTCGGCCAAGATCGACTTCGCCGCGATCGACGGTCTGGGCCGCCCGATCGAGAACCCCACGGTTCAGATCGACGTCGAGAGCGCCGAGCGCTTCGACATCGAGTACACCGATGGCACCGACAGCCACCACCCCCCGATCCTCCACTACTCGCCTTCCGGCGGCATCGAACGTGTGCTGGCTGCCCTGCTTGAGGACACTGCCTCGATGGACACCCCCCAGTTGCCGACGTGGCTCTCGCCGACCCAGGTCCGGTTCATTCCGGTCAATCCTGATTCGCATTTGGACTACTGCGAAGGATTGGTCGACGAACTCGAAGACGCTGACGTACGGGCGGACATCGACGACCGCGACGAGTCCGTCGGCAAGCGTATCGCCAAAGCCGAGACTGACTGGGTGCCCTACTACGTCGTCGTCGGCGATCGAGAGATCGAGGGCGAGACGATCGGCGTCAACGTGCGCGCAGACGACGACGAGATCGACATGACGCCCGCGGACCTCCGCGAGGCGGTCCTCGACGACGTCGACGGCCTCCCCCAGAAAAGCCGGTATCTGCCCCGGCACGTCAGCAACCACCCGAACTTCACCGGACGGTAA
- a CDS encoding universal stress protein, with translation MYETILAPTDGSSGTAKTLDHAISIAGDNDATIHGLYVLDRRMYLAAEDDAQDEVMESLESDGEKALARLREQVEDAGVTVETELQEGIPHRGILSYAEDIGADLIVMGTHGRTGRDRLANLGSVTQRVIENADVPVFVVNIEN, from the coding sequence ATGTACGAGACCATCCTCGCACCGACGGACGGCAGCAGCGGCACGGCCAAGACGCTCGACCACGCGATCTCGATCGCCGGTGACAACGACGCGACGATCCACGGGCTATACGTCCTCGACCGCCGAATGTACCTCGCTGCGGAAGACGATGCCCAGGACGAAGTCATGGAGTCCCTCGAGAGCGACGGCGAGAAGGCCCTGGCTCGCCTCCGTGAACAGGTCGAGGATGCGGGCGTCACCGTCGAAACGGAACTCCAGGAGGGGATCCCACACCGTGGTATCCTCTCATACGCCGAAGACATCGGGGCTGACCTGATCGTCATGGGGACCCACGGTCGGACCGGTCGGGACCGACTTGCCAACCTGGGAAGCGTCACCCAGCGAGTCATCGAGAACGCCGACGTGCCGGTGTTCGTCGTCAATATCGAGAACTGA
- the sucC gene encoding ADP-forming succinate--CoA ligase subunit beta → MRLHEYQAKRVFADAGIPVPDATLATTVAEAVDAAGEIGFPVAIKAQVHVGGRGKAGGIKLVEDAEEARAAAEDILGMDLKGFTVDRVLVEQAVDFVNELYVGVTMDRGEGQPVAMVSTKGGVNIEEVAAEDPDAIAREHVDPGYGLHPYQARKAVYDAGVDREVAGDVASILSTLYDLWDEKDGSDAEINPVMITDEGEVIAADAVFNVDDDALFRQPEIAQLEGETTDDNLEAMANEYGFDYVRLSGNVGIIGNGAGLVMTTLDLVDHYGGAPANFLDIGGGAKAGRVRNALEVVFADDNVDSVVFNIFGGITRGDEVARGINEALEEFDTIPNPVTVRLAGTNSVQGMEILNTDLVTVEETLEEAVQRAVADAEEVAQ, encoded by the coding sequence ATGCGACTCCACGAATATCAGGCCAAGCGCGTCTTCGCCGACGCCGGGATTCCGGTCCCCGATGCGACGCTCGCGACGACCGTCGCGGAAGCGGTCGACGCCGCCGGGGAGATCGGATTCCCCGTTGCGATCAAGGCGCAGGTACACGTCGGCGGCCGGGGCAAGGCCGGCGGGATCAAACTCGTCGAGGACGCCGAGGAAGCCCGCGCGGCAGCCGAGGACATCCTCGGCATGGATCTGAAAGGCTTCACCGTCGACCGGGTACTCGTCGAGCAGGCAGTCGACTTCGTCAACGAACTCTACGTCGGCGTGACGATGGACCGCGGGGAGGGCCAGCCGGTCGCGATGGTCTCGACGAAAGGTGGCGTCAATATCGAGGAGGTCGCCGCCGAGGACCCCGACGCCATCGCGCGCGAACACGTCGACCCGGGCTACGGCCTCCATCCCTACCAGGCCCGCAAGGCTGTCTACGACGCGGGCGTCGACCGCGAGGTCGCCGGTGACGTCGCCTCGATCCTCTCGACGCTGTACGACCTCTGGGACGAGAAAGACGGCAGCGACGCCGAGATCAATCCGGTGATGATCACCGACGAGGGGGAGGTGATCGCGGCCGACGCCGTCTTCAACGTCGACGACGACGCGCTCTTCCGACAGCCCGAGATCGCCCAACTGGAAGGGGAAACCACCGACGACAATCTCGAAGCGATGGCCAACGAGTACGGCTTCGATTACGTCCGGCTTTCGGGCAACGTCGGGATCATCGGCAACGGCGCGGGCCTGGTGATGACGACGCTGGACCTCGTCGATCACTACGGCGGCGCGCCGGCGAACTTCCTCGACATCGGCGGGGGAGCGAAAGCCGGCCGCGTCCGCAACGCTCTGGAGGTCGTCTTCGCCGACGACAACGTCGACAGCGTCGTGTTCAACATCTTCGGCGGGATCACCCGCGGCGACGAGGTCGCCCGCGGCATCAACGAGGCCCTCGAAGAGTTCGACACGATTCCCAACCCAGTCACTGTTCGACTGGCGGGGACCAACAGCGTGCAAGGCATGGAGATACTCAACACCGATCTCGTGACCGTCGAGGAAACGCTCGAGGAAGCCGTCCAGCGTGCTGTCGCCGACGCCGAGGAGGTGGCACAATGA
- the sucD gene encoding succinate--CoA ligase subunit alpha, whose amino-acid sequence MSILVDEDTRVIVQGITGGEGEFHAEQMIEYGTNVVAGAVPGKGGQEVHGVPVYDTVDRAAREEDADASVVFVPPAFAADALFEALDAPLDVVVAITEGIPTQDVSEVYAELEDTDTHLVGPNCPGVITPGESKLGILPGNIFSEGSVGLVSRSGTLTYQIVDSLTERGIGQTTAVGIGGDPIVGTGFIDALELFEADPETEAVVMCGEIGGEDEEAAAKYIAEHMDTPVVGFIAGRTAPPGKRMGHAGAIVSGGGTGTAQSKIDALEAAGVEVGETPSDVADLVEDIA is encoded by the coding sequence ATGAGCATCCTAGTCGATGAGGACACCCGCGTCATCGTGCAGGGAATCACCGGCGGGGAGGGCGAGTTCCACGCCGAGCAGATGATCGAGTACGGCACGAACGTCGTCGCCGGCGCGGTCCCGGGTAAAGGCGGCCAGGAAGTCCACGGCGTCCCCGTCTACGACACCGTCGATCGGGCAGCACGCGAGGAGGACGCCGACGCCTCGGTCGTGTTCGTCCCGCCCGCCTTCGCTGCGGACGCACTCTTCGAAGCGCTCGATGCACCACTTGATGTTGTGGTCGCGATCACGGAAGGCATCCCGACCCAGGACGTCAGCGAGGTGTACGCCGAACTCGAAGACACTGACACGCACCTGGTCGGACCGAACTGCCCCGGCGTGATCACCCCCGGCGAGTCGAAACTCGGCATCCTGCCGGGCAACATCTTCAGCGAGGGGTCGGTCGGTCTGGTCTCGCGGTCCGGCACCCTGACCTACCAGATCGTCGATAGCCTCACCGAGCGTGGGATCGGCCAGACGACCGCCGTCGGCATCGGCGGCGACCCGATCGTCGGGACGGGCTTCATCGACGCGCTGGAACTGTTCGAAGCAGATCCGGAAACGGAGGCCGTCGTGATGTGCGGCGAGATCGGCGGCGAGGACGAGGAAGCGGCTGCCAAATACATCGCCGAACACATGGACACGCCGGTCGTCGGGTTCATCGCGGGCCGGACCGCGCCGCCGGGCAAGCGCATGGGCCACGCCGGCGCGATCGTCTCCGGCGGCGGCACCGGAACGGCCCAGAGTAAAATCGACGCCCTGGAGGCCGCGGGTGTCGAAGTCGGCGAGACGCCGAGCGACGTCGCCGACCTGGTCGAAGACATCGCCTAG
- the purM gene encoding phosphoribosylformylglycinamidine cyclo-ligase yields MAEHEADDGDEGSSSDATDEPDEGLTYADSGVDIDESEAATDALLDAAGEFAGDFAGLVDIGDRYLALATDGVGTKLLVAEALDDYSTVGIDCIAMNVNDLVAAGIEPVAFVDYLAIEAPDSTTTGQLGEGLQIGAELADIALIGGETAVMPDVIDGLDIAGTAAGLAPKDGLFSGEAEAGDAIVGWPSSGIHSNGLTLAREAVTRDHEYDDPFPPDPSKTIGEELLAPTRIYTDLLDPLREHGAHAAAHVTGGGWRNLTRMGPFHYEIEEPFDAQPIFEFVQTMGAVSDEEMHRTFNMGTGFVATFDPADAMNVVEATEDGRIIGRVVDGEEGVSIRGLELA; encoded by the coding sequence ATGGCCGAACACGAGGCGGACGACGGCGACGAAGGGTCGTCGTCGGACGCGACTGACGAACCTGACGAGGGACTTACGTACGCGGACTCCGGCGTCGATATCGACGAGAGCGAAGCGGCGACCGACGCGCTGCTCGACGCGGCGGGCGAGTTCGCCGGCGACTTCGCCGGACTCGTCGACATCGGCGATCGATACCTCGCGCTGGCGACCGACGGCGTCGGGACGAAACTGCTCGTCGCCGAGGCCCTGGATGACTACTCGACGGTCGGCATCGACTGCATCGCGATGAACGTCAACGACCTGGTCGCGGCGGGCATCGAACCCGTCGCGTTCGTCGACTATCTCGCCATCGAAGCGCCCGACAGCACGACGACCGGCCAGCTCGGCGAGGGGCTTCAGATCGGGGCTGAACTCGCAGATATCGCGCTGATCGGCGGCGAAACCGCGGTCATGCCGGACGTCATCGATGGCCTCGACATCGCCGGCACCGCGGCCGGACTGGCTCCTAAAGACGGCCTCTTTTCCGGGGAGGCCGAGGCGGGTGACGCCATCGTCGGGTGGCCCTCCAGTGGCATCCATTCGAACGGTCTGACGCTCGCCCGGGAGGCTGTCACGCGCGATCACGAGTACGACGACCCGTTCCCGCCGGATCCCTCGAAGACGATCGGCGAGGAACTCCTCGCGCCGACGCGGATCTACACCGACCTGCTCGATCCGCTTCGCGAACACGGCGCGCATGCGGCAGCCCACGTCACGGGCGGTGGGTGGCGCAACCTCACCCGCATGGGCCCCTTCCACTACGAAATAGAGGAACCGTTCGACGCTCAACCGATCTTCGAGTTCGTCCAGACGATGGGTGCGGTCAGCGACGAGGAGATGCACCGCACGTTCAACATGGGGACGGGGTTCGTCGCAACCTTCGATCCCGCCGACGCGATGAACGTCGTCGAGGCGACCGAGGACGGACGGATCATCGGCCGCGTCGTCGACGGCGAGGAGGGCGTCTCGATCCGCGGGCTGGAACTGGCCTAA
- a CDS encoding TraB/GumN family protein — protein MSDTVDPPEPSETGGEGSIQLVGTAHVSAESAERVERTIEDEQPDVVAVELDEGRFRQLKGESPDDIEASDLLQGNTVFQFLAYWMLSYVQARLGDRFDVTPGADMMAGVETAEAEGIDVALVDRDIQTTIQRFWKRLTGVEKAKLFFGMLVGIAGPWTAAWTIGLMVGMFAGILGSALGFSILGILGLTVPYASVLDVFLLAGAVGTVIALPLVAAFSGFDEDEDPEEFDIEQLTDTDVVSAMMEEFRRFSPGGAEALIDERDAYIAHQLVGLREEGYHVVAVVGAGHRAGIQGYLDRPAELPPMDSLTGTISGRRFSLYKILGYLFTLGFAAFFVLLLLGGAEQGWLLRLFAAWFLVNGVIAAALAKVAGAHWSSAGVGGAVAWLTSVNPLLAPGWFAGYVELRYLDVNVSDISRLNELLDDQELPIPELVARMREVPLFRLILIVALTNIGSFIASMLFASTILPLMSNEVGGVAEVAELLIMGAQNGAEMLWNLLG, from the coding sequence ATGAGCGACACGGTCGACCCACCGGAACCGTCTGAGACCGGTGGCGAGGGGTCGATACAACTCGTCGGGACGGCACACGTCTCGGCGGAGAGTGCCGAGCGCGTCGAGCGGACGATCGAGGACGAACAACCCGACGTCGTCGCCGTCGAACTCGACGAGGGACGCTTTCGCCAACTCAAAGGCGAGTCGCCCGACGACATCGAGGCGAGCGACCTCTTGCAGGGCAATACGGTCTTTCAGTTCCTGGCGTACTGGATGCTTTCGTACGTCCAGGCGCGTCTCGGCGACCGTTTCGACGTGACGCCCGGCGCGGACATGATGGCCGGTGTCGAAACCGCCGAGGCCGAGGGAATCGACGTCGCCCTGGTTGACCGGGACATTCAGACGACGATCCAGCGGTTCTGGAAGCGCCTGACGGGCGTCGAGAAGGCGAAACTGTTTTTCGGCATGCTCGTCGGGATTGCCGGTCCGTGGACGGCGGCCTGGACGATCGGACTGATGGTCGGGATGTTCGCCGGCATACTCGGGTCTGCACTCGGGTTCTCCATTCTCGGGATACTCGGACTCACTGTGCCATACGCGTCAGTCCTTGATGTATTCCTCTTGGCTGGAGCCGTCGGAACGGTGATCGCCCTGCCGCTGGTGGCCGCGTTTTCGGGCTTCGACGAGGACGAGGACCCCGAGGAGTTCGACATCGAGCAGTTAACTGACACGGATGTCGTCTCCGCGATGATGGAGGAGTTTCGGCGGTTCTCGCCGGGCGGTGCCGAAGCATTGATCGACGAACGCGACGCCTACATCGCCCACCAGCTCGTCGGCCTGCGCGAGGAGGGCTATCACGTCGTCGCCGTGGTTGGGGCCGGCCACCGCGCCGGGATTCAGGGGTATCTCGATCGTCCCGCGGAACTTCCGCCGATGGACTCACTCACCGGCACGATCTCCGGTCGGCGGTTTTCGCTGTACAAGATCCTTGGGTATCTGTTCACGCTCGGCTTCGCCGCGTTCTTCGTCCTGCTGTTGCTTGGTGGGGCTGAACAGGGATGGTTGCTCAGACTGTTCGCAGCGTGGTTCCTCGTCAACGGCGTCATCGCGGCTGCACTGGCAAAGGTAGCCGGCGCACACTGGAGCAGTGCGGGCGTCGGCGGTGCGGTCGCCTGGCTGACGAGCGTCAACCCGCTGCTCGCCCCGGGCTGGTTCGCCGGCTACGTCGAGTTGCGCTATCTCGATGTCAACGTCTCGGACATCAGCCGTCTCAACGAGTTGCTCGACGATCAAGAGCTACCGATTCCCGAATTAGTCGCCCGGATGCGGGAAGTGCCGCTATTCAGACTCATCCTGATCGTCGCACTCACGAACATCGGGAGCTTCATCGCGAGCATGCTGTTTGCGAGCACGATCCTGCCACTCATGTCCAACGAGGTCGGCGGTGTCGCCGAGGTCGCCGAACTCCTGATAATGGGTGCGCAGAACGGGGCCGAAATGCTCTGGAACCTCCTCGGATGA
- a CDS encoding DUF2892 domain-containing protein: MQKNVGGMDRIVRLVVGIVLLAVALAGFAEQFTYEIGPITTMIGSAVLAVVGLILVVTGALQQCVLNDLLGIDTYRA; encoded by the coding sequence ATGCAAAAGAACGTCGGTGGCATGGACCGTATCGTCCGGCTCGTGGTCGGGATCGTGTTGCTCGCTGTCGCACTTGCAGGGTTCGCCGAACAGTTCACCTACGAGATCGGACCGATCACCACGATGATCGGGTCAGCAGTTCTGGCTGTCGTTGGCCTGATTCTCGTGGTAACCGGTGCGCTCCAGCAATGTGTCCTCAACGACCTGCTGGGGATCGACACCTATCGGGCCTGA
- a CDS encoding permease, which produces MSGDGPSTNTEEPEPGDENGLVATYRRYVRSDVSRREIYSGFGLFFAGVTLGIAAFVVFLYSGTYPTGSEPYWYIREVAIVAGSLMVPAVSLSVVILLPVGRRTRAVSAVGTIIILLSVVWFTQVYPWQWSSANDMSVISLYAAGVALLVGATGAALVAQYVDRVTEQPGEDAQAGGQESSADDVSDEDVRADIDDAMADSSLTWGGVETEPTTKRLKFDMPDAAEVGNVDETVDAVTETRSASGSVDDAVDGLRKLQGGEDATARAESPDEQVSALAAMREQQQAEADVETGVERPGLIARLRERVFGGDGEGRLAALRRRLFD; this is translated from the coding sequence ATGAGTGGGGACGGGCCATCGACGAACACTGAGGAACCAGAACCCGGCGACGAGAACGGGTTGGTCGCAACGTACCGGCGATACGTCCGATCCGACGTCAGTCGCAGGGAGATCTACAGCGGCTTCGGGTTGTTCTTTGCCGGCGTGACGCTCGGTATTGCCGCGTTCGTCGTGTTTCTGTACAGTGGGACCTATCCCACCGGATCCGAGCCCTACTGGTACATTCGCGAGGTTGCGATCGTCGCCGGGTCACTGATGGTTCCCGCCGTCTCGTTGAGCGTCGTCATCCTGCTGCCGGTTGGACGTCGAACGCGCGCGGTCAGCGCGGTCGGAACGATCATCATCCTCCTGTCGGTCGTGTGGTTCACGCAGGTCTATCCCTGGCAGTGGAGCTCGGCCAACGACATGAGTGTGATCAGCCTCTACGCCGCGGGGGTCGCGTTACTCGTCGGGGCGACGGGGGCTGCGTTAGTTGCCCAGTACGTCGATCGGGTCACCGAACAGCCGGGCGAGGATGCCCAGGCCGGCGGCCAGGAGTCCTCGGCAGACGACGTCAGCGACGAGGACGTCCGTGCGGACATCGACGACGCGATGGCTGATTCCTCGTTGACGTGGGGCGGCGTCGAGACTGAACCGACCACGAAACGGCTCAAATTCGACATGCCAGATGCCGCGGAGGTGGGCAACGTCGACGAAACTGTCGATGCTGTCACGGAGACCAGATCCGCCAGTGGATCCGTCGACGATGCAGTCGACGGGTTGCGAAAGCTCCAGGGTGGAGAGGATGCGACGGCACGGGCGGAGAGTCCTGACGAGCAGGTCTCCGCGCTTGCAGCGATGCGCGAGCAACAACAGGCCGAGGCCGACGTCGAGACTGGGGTCGAGCGCCCGGGCCTGATTGCTCGCCTCCGAGAACGAGTGTTTGGCGGTGACGGCGAAGGGCGACTCGCGGCACTCCGGCGACGACTGTTCGATTGA
- a CDS encoding GNAT family N-acetyltransferase: protein MCEFRPISPAEMTAFDRVRQYAFHPEDGPLPQEDSDDVDPPLGTRYGLFDGGDLASICIHYTFETRVRGSWIDLGGLGAVATPPERRRAGNVRRLLRESLRTFDDDIPLVALWPFSTAFYRQFGWASANEITRYEITPETLTDFSTEGGQFRPVDPDDWRDLRKCHLACGRGETLSMRRSEQWWRRRIFHKWGEDRRHAYAYYRDETPAGYVIYDIEQDGDRKLDVNYLGARDHEAFRSLLGFLGDHDSQVDRVTLDRPDDSALFDVLGDPQAADAELRPGPMVRLTDVTTALQAVPYPDDVEGDVTLSVRDPLLEDNDRTYRLVVEGGEGHCRSTPDGSPDATLDVGSLSRLVVGARSVESLATVGNLSAESDARGTLAELFPPERVFLREFF from the coding sequence ATGTGCGAGTTTCGCCCGATTTCCCCGGCGGAGATGACGGCGTTTGACCGGGTTCGGCAGTACGCCTTCCATCCGGAGGATGGGCCGCTCCCACAGGAAGACAGCGATGACGTCGACCCGCCGCTGGGCACCCGATATGGGCTCTTCGATGGCGGGGATCTGGCGAGCATCTGCATCCACTACACCTTCGAGACGCGAGTACGGGGGTCCTGGATCGACCTGGGTGGACTCGGAGCCGTCGCGACGCCGCCGGAGCGTCGCCGTGCGGGCAACGTTCGGCGGCTGCTCCGGGAATCACTCCGGACGTTCGACGACGATATCCCGCTCGTCGCACTGTGGCCGTTTTCGACGGCGTTCTACCGGCAGTTCGGCTGGGCGAGCGCAAACGAGATCACGCGATACGAAATCACGCCGGAAACGCTGACCGATTTCTCAACGGAAGGTGGTCAATTCCGGCCTGTCGATCCGGACGACTGGCGGGATCTCCGGAAATGCCACCTGGCCTGTGGCCGCGGGGAGACGCTGTCGATGCGTCGCAGCGAGCAGTGGTGGCGACGCCGGATCTTCCACAAGTGGGGTGAGGATCGGCGTCATGCCTACGCCTATTACCGGGACGAGACGCCCGCTGGATACGTCATCTACGATATCGAACAGGACGGCGACCGCAAACTCGATGTCAACTATCTCGGCGCGCGCGATCACGAAGCCTTCCGGTCACTGCTTGGATTTCTCGGCGATCACGATTCACAGGTCGACCGCGTGACCCTCGACCGCCCAGATGATTCGGCGCTATTCGACGTTCTCGGAGATCCTCAGGCCGCCGACGCCGAACTCCGACCGGGGCCGATGGTTCGTCTCACCGACGTCACGACGGCACTCCAAGCGGTTCCGTATCCCGACGATGTCGAGGGGGATGTCACGCTTTCAGTTCGCGATCCCCTTCTCGAAGACAACGACCGAACGTATCGGCTGGTCGTCGAGGGTGGCGAGGGTCACTGTCGATCGACACCCGACGGTTCACCCGATGCAACCCTCGATGTCGGGTCCCTGTCGCGGCTCGTCGTCGGCGCGCGATCGGTCGAATCCCTCGCGACGGTCGGCAACCTCTCGGCGGAGTCGGACGCGCGCGGGACGCTCGCCGAGTTGTTCCCGCCTGAGCGGGTGTTTCTTCGGGAGTTCTTTTGA